From Mustelus asterias chromosome 5, sMusAst1.hap1.1, whole genome shotgun sequence, a single genomic window includes:
- the LOC144493553 gene encoding 4-galactosyl-N-acetylglucosaminide 3-alpha-L-fucosyltransferase 9-like, with product MSMEDNIFAEGGRCGKTSGSADTSIPHKKVLRNLLLSIILLACFLALLMLYINPPDTLMNDLTSVKNLDMPVKNYTIVLIWFWPFGVRFELNSCESAFNIHDCYLTVDRNLYNKSHAVLIHHCDISGDLSNLPKQPRPAFQKWVWMNMESPSNTKINIGLDPLFNLTLTYRRDSDIQVPYASLTMNKVPVDFAFPKKTDLVCWIISNWNTNHARVKYYNELQKYIKINIYGQFLWKRLSDKDLIPTISSCKFYLSFENSIHEDYITEKLYNALLAGTVPVVLGPPRKNYENYIPGDSFIHVDDFHSAKELADYLHKLDGDEDLYMHYFKWREKYTVRMTHFWDEHACNVCENIKWHQEHKSYSSLEKWFRA from the coding sequence GATCTGCTGATACATCCATACCTCATAAAAAGGTTTTACGCAATCTGTTACTTTCCATCATCCTTTTGGCCTGTTTTTTAGCTTTATTGATGCTGTATATCAACCCACCGGACACATTGATGAATGACTTAACATCCGTGAAAAACCTCGATATGCCTGTAAAGAATTATACCATTGTGCTCATTTGGTTTTGGCCTTTTGGTGTTAGATTTGAGCTCAATTCTTGTGAATCTGCGTTTAATATCCATGACTGTTACTTGACTGTAGATAGGAACCTGTACAATAAATCCCACGCTGTCCTTATCCATCACTGCGACATAAGTGGAGACTTGTCCAACCTGCCCAAACAACCTCGACCGGCTTTTCAGAAATGGGTTTGGATGAACATGGAATCACCCAGCAACACAAAAATAAACATTGGACTTGACCCGCTCTTCAACCTGACTTTGACGTACCGACGAGATTCAGATATCCAAGTGCCTTATGCGTCTCTGACAATGAACAAAGTCCCCGTAGATTTTGCATTTCCCAAAAAAACCGACCTGGTGTGTTGGATTATAAGCAACTGGAACACTAATCATGCCAGAGTGAAATATTACAATGAACTCCAGAAATACATTAAAATCAACATATATGGTCAATTCTTATGGAAACGCCTGAGCGATAAAGATTTGATTCCGACCATATCTAGTTGTAAGTTCTACCTTTCCTTTGAGAATTCAATTCATGAAGATTACATAACTGAAAAGCTCTACAATGCTTTGCTTGCTGGCACCGTGCCTGTGGTCTTGGGGCCACCTAGAAAGAACTATGAAAATTACATCCCGGGCGATTCTTTCATTCACGTGGATGACTTCCACTCAGCTAAAGAGCTTGCGGATTACCTGCACAAGCTGGATGGTGACGAAGATTTGTACATGCACTACTTCAAATGGCGAGAGaagtacacagtgaggatgactCATTTCTGGGATGAACATGCAtgtaatgtgtgtgagaataTAAAATGGCATCAAGAACATAAATCATATTCCAGTTTGGAGAAATGGTTTCGTGCCTAA